A genomic region of Herbaspirillum sp. DW155 contains the following coding sequences:
- a CDS encoding C39 family peptidase has protein sequence MKKPRSKKLYSLRTDALACILSLTSLFAPSSAFSLDLPGYLGKKNPPDSILLLNTHTAQISIAIRSWKSLRDVDVVKQDFDYSCSAASLATLLNGFYGQSLTEESLLKAMDKGDLKASFEDMQKILPRFGFKAQGFAASYEQLVKLKAPVVVYLKHRKDDHFSVLRGINENTVWLADPSLGNRTYSKAQFLEMWHTRNDKEHEELSGKILAILPLDSEASTDPDFFSKNPRRQSSQAVEQPKFRVLP, from the coding sequence ATGAAAAAACCAAGAAGTAAGAAGCTCTACTCTTTGAGAACCGACGCACTTGCATGCATCCTTTCTCTGACCAGCCTCTTTGCCCCCAGCTCTGCTTTCTCTTTAGACCTGCCCGGTTATTTAGGAAAGAAAAATCCGCCTGACAGCATTCTTCTGCTGAACACGCATACTGCCCAAATCAGCATTGCCATCAGAAGCTGGAAGAGCCTACGCGATGTAGATGTAGTCAAGCAAGACTTCGACTACTCGTGTAGTGCGGCATCCCTGGCAACCTTACTCAACGGGTTTTACGGCCAGTCTCTCACTGAGGAGTCTTTGCTCAAGGCGATGGACAAGGGCGACTTGAAGGCATCTTTCGAAGACATGCAAAAGATACTGCCGAGATTCGGATTCAAGGCGCAAGGATTTGCTGCAAGTTATGAGCAACTGGTCAAGCTCAAAGCGCCAGTCGTGGTTTATCTCAAACACCGCAAGGATGATCACTTTTCGGTTCTGCGCGGCATCAATGAAAACACGGTCTGGCTAGCAGATCCCAGCCTCGGAAACAGAACCTACAGCAAGGCCCAATTTCTAGAGATGTGGCACACGAGGAACGACAAGGAACACGAAGAATTATCCGGAAAGATTCTGGCCATTTTGCCGCTCGACAGTGAGGCATCAACAGACCCAGACTTCTTTTCAAAGAATCCGCGTCGGCAGAGTAGCCAAGCAGTTGAACAACCGAAATTCCGGGTGCTCCCATAA
- the hrpA gene encoding ATP-dependent RNA helicase HrpA, with protein sequence MSVTKAPNTPPGALPQQKPQQDRARGPREPRGPRRTEPAAEAAPPVRNPLPPVTFPEELPVSGRRHEIAEALRAHQVIIVSGETGSGKTTQLPKICLELGRGEKGLIGHTQPRRIAASSTAKRIAQELNSPPGELVGYKVRFNDTLSKGAWIKLMTDGILLAETQTDPLLRQYDTIIIDEAHERSLNIDFLLGYLKQLLPKRPDLKIIITSATIDADRFARHFGREVKGEIVPAPVIEVSGRLYPVEIRYRPIDNADRSGVSTEVAQARARAEGRASQAQKDREQRDLMDAVVDAVDELARIGSGDVLVFLPGEREIRDAAEALRKHHPPHVEILPLFARLSAQEQERVFKTSNARRIVLATNVAETSLTVPGIRYVVDAGLARVKRYSYRNKVEQLQIEPVAQSAANQRAGRCGRVAAGVCIRLYDEQDFLQRPKFTDPEILRSSLASVILRMKSLHLTDVESFPFIEPPLGRAIADGYQLLQELGAVEEQGGVNRLTPLGKQLARLPLDPRVGRMILAGRDNACLTELLIIAAAVSVQDPRDRPMDAQNAADNAHKKFADEKSEFVSYLKIWKWFEDAIAHKKSNRQLQEHCRENFLSQLRLREWRDVHSQLLTIVKEQGWRLNEAPATYDQLHLALLTGLLGNVGFKSEDDAQYLGARGIKFNIWPGAHLTKKPGRWVMAAELVDTARLYARCVANIQPEWLEKLGGHLLKKSWGEPRWEKRAAQVTASERATLYGLVVYSQRRINYGKINPAEAREIFIRDALVGGDFETRAPFFAHNQKLVREIENLEHKSRRLDVLVDDELIIGFYDKLIPHDICNGVDFEKWHKEATAADPKLLYLNRDDLMRHEAAGVTTELFPKTMNVAGIAMALSYHFEPGAARDGVTLTVPLYALNQVSADRCEWLVPGMLKEKVHLLLKSLPQKLRRHCVPLPDYAVRFCERMEERKTFGRGNLIDAIIADIREQITILVKPSDFKQETLSAHHAMNFKIVDEHGRQLEMGRNLAALQAEFGGQARQQFQKLAEQVAIAPREDEDSAATAPATASGKAGGASAAPAAPASVGEYSNLTSWSFGELPELLEITRGSGKQAQTLIGFPALVDRKTHCDLEVFDDPAEAARFHYAGLRRLFALQMKEQLKYLEKNIPGLQQMGMQFMALGSQEELREQILNAGLERAFLQDPLPRNADEFSRRRDEGKARLGLLVNEIARLCGQVLAEYHALPKKLQGIKAHAAAAADMQAQLSQLVGKRFVAETDYGNLSHYPRYLKAINVRLDKLRADPARDTRLMAEWNSVALPYQRALKDRAGRVDPKMTEFRWMLEELRVSLYAQELKTPMPVSVKRLQKVWESMQR encoded by the coding sequence ATGTCCGTTACCAAAGCACCCAACACTCCCCCAGGCGCCCTGCCGCAGCAGAAACCGCAACAGGACCGTGCGCGCGGCCCGCGCGAGCCACGCGGCCCCCGCCGCACCGAGCCTGCCGCCGAGGCCGCGCCGCCCGTACGCAATCCGCTGCCCCCGGTCACCTTCCCGGAAGAGCTGCCCGTCTCCGGCCGCCGCCACGAGATCGCCGAGGCCCTGCGGGCGCACCAGGTCATCATCGTCAGCGGCGAGACCGGTTCCGGCAAGACCACCCAGCTACCCAAGATCTGCCTGGAGCTGGGCCGTGGCGAGAAGGGCCTGATCGGCCACACGCAGCCGCGCCGTATCGCTGCCTCCTCCACCGCCAAGCGCATCGCGCAGGAATTGAATTCGCCGCCGGGCGAGCTGGTGGGCTACAAGGTCCGTTTCAACGACACCCTTTCCAAGGGCGCGTGGATCAAGCTGATGACCGACGGCATCCTGCTGGCCGAGACGCAGACCGATCCGCTCTTGCGCCAGTACGACACCATCATCATCGACGAGGCGCATGAACGCAGCCTCAACATCGATTTCCTGCTGGGCTACCTGAAGCAGCTGCTACCGAAACGCCCGGACCTGAAGATCATCATCACCTCGGCCACCATCGATGCCGACCGCTTCGCCCGCCATTTCGGCCGCGAGGTCAAGGGCGAGATCGTGCCTGCACCGGTGATCGAGGTCTCGGGCCGTCTGTATCCGGTGGAGATTCGCTATCGTCCCATCGACAATGCCGACCGCAGCGGCGTCTCCACCGAAGTGGCACAGGCCCGCGCGCGCGCCGAAGGCCGCGCCAGCCAGGCCCAGAAGGACCGCGAGCAACGCGACCTGATGGATGCCGTGGTCGATGCCGTCGATGAACTGGCCCGCATCGGATCGGGCGACGTGCTGGTGTTCCTGCCGGGCGAGCGCGAGATTCGCGATGCTGCCGAAGCACTGCGCAAGCATCATCCGCCGCACGTGGAAATCCTGCCGCTGTTTGCGCGCCTCTCCGCGCAGGAGCAGGAGCGCGTCTTCAAGACCAGCAATGCCCGCCGCATCGTGCTGGCGACCAATGTGGCCGAAACTTCACTGACCGTGCCGGGCATCCGCTATGTGGTCGATGCCGGTCTCGCACGGGTGAAGCGTTACAGCTACCGCAACAAGGTCGAACAGTTGCAGATCGAACCGGTGGCGCAGTCGGCCGCCAACCAGCGCGCCGGCCGTTGCGGCCGGGTGGCGGCGGGCGTGTGCATCCGCCTGTATGACGAGCAGGATTTCCTGCAGCGCCCCAAGTTCACCGATCCCGAGATCCTGCGGTCCTCGCTGGCCTCCGTCATCCTGCGCATGAAGTCGCTGCATCTGACCGATGTGGAGAGCTTCCCCTTCATCGAACCGCCGCTGGGCCGCGCCATTGCCGACGGCTACCAGCTCTTGCAGGAACTGGGCGCGGTGGAAGAGCAGGGCGGCGTCAATCGCCTGACCCCGCTGGGCAAGCAACTGGCACGTCTGCCGCTGGACCCGCGCGTGGGCCGCATGATCCTGGCCGGCCGCGACAATGCCTGCCTGACTGAGCTGCTCATCATCGCCGCAGCGGTATCCGTGCAGGACCCGCGCGACCGGCCCATGGATGCGCAGAATGCCGCTGACAACGCCCACAAGAAATTCGCCGATGAGAAATCCGAGTTCGTCAGCTACCTCAAAATCTGGAAGTGGTTCGAGGATGCCATCGCGCACAAGAAATCGAATCGCCAGTTGCAGGAACATTGTCGCGAGAATTTCCTCTCGCAGCTGCGCCTGCGCGAGTGGCGCGATGTCCATTCACAACTGCTGACCATCGTCAAGGAACAGGGCTGGCGCCTGAACGAAGCACCGGCAACCTACGATCAACTGCACCTGGCCTTGCTGACCGGCTTGCTGGGCAACGTCGGTTTCAAGAGCGAGGACGATGCGCAATACCTGGGCGCACGCGGCATCAAGTTCAACATCTGGCCCGGCGCGCATCTGACCAAGAAGCCCGGCCGCTGGGTGATGGCGGCCGAGCTGGTCGACACCGCCCGCCTGTATGCGCGCTGCGTGGCCAACATCCAGCCCGAATGGCTGGAAAAACTGGGCGGCCATCTGTTGAAAAAATCCTGGGGCGAGCCGCGCTGGGAAAAGCGCGCCGCCCAGGTCACCGCCTCCGAGCGCGCCACGCTCTATGGCCTGGTGGTGTACAGCCAGCGCCGCATCAACTACGGCAAGATCAATCCGGCCGAAGCGCGCGAGATTTTCATTCGCGATGCGCTGGTCGGTGGCGACTTCGAGACCCGTGCGCCGTTCTTCGCGCACAACCAGAAGCTGGTGCGAGAAATCGAGAACCTGGAACACAAATCGCGTCGCCTCGATGTGCTGGTGGACGATGAACTGATCATCGGTTTTTATGACAAGCTGATCCCGCACGACATCTGCAATGGTGTCGATTTCGAGAAGTGGCACAAGGAGGCCACTGCCGCCGATCCCAAGCTGCTGTACCTGAACCGTGACGACCTGATGCGTCACGAAGCGGCCGGCGTGACCACCGAACTCTTCCCCAAGACCATGAACGTGGCCGGCATCGCCATGGCCCTGAGCTATCACTTCGAACCGGGTGCGGCGCGCGATGGCGTCACGCTCACCGTGCCGCTGTATGCGCTCAATCAGGTGTCGGCCGATCGCTGTGAGTGGTTGGTGCCGGGCATGTTGAAGGAGAAGGTGCATCTGCTGTTGAAGTCCCTGCCGCAGAAGCTGCGCCGTCACTGCGTGCCGCTGCCCGATTACGCCGTGCGTTTTTGCGAGCGCATGGAAGAGCGCAAGACCTTCGGCCGGGGCAACCTGATCGACGCCATCATTGCCGACATCCGCGAGCAGATCACGATTCTGGTCAAGCCCAGCGACTTCAAGCAGGAAACGCTGTCAGCCCATCATGCGATGAACTTCAAGATCGTCGACGAGCATGGACGCCAGCTGGAGATGGGACGCAACCTCGCCGCGCTGCAAGCCGAATTCGGCGGCCAGGCACGTCAGCAGTTCCAGAAGCTGGCCGAGCAGGTGGCCATCGCGCCGCGCGAGGACGAGGACAGCGCGGCAACTGCGCCTGCGACTGCCTCGGGCAAGGCTGGTGGGGCCAGCGCGGCACCGGCTGCGCCAGCGTCGGTGGGGGAGTACAGCAATCTCACCAGCTGGAGCTTCGGCGAATTGCCCGAGCTGCTGGAGATCACGCGCGGCAGTGGCAAGCAGGCGCAGACGTTGATCGGTTTCCCCGCGCTGGTGGATCGCAAGACTCATTGCGATCTGGAAGTCTTCGACGATCCGGCCGAGGCAGCGCGTTTCCATTACGCCGGTCTGCGACGGCTCTTTGCCTTGCAGATGAAGGAGCAGCTGAAGTACCTGGAGAAGAATATTCCGGGCCTGCAGCAGATGGGCATGCAATTCATGGCGCTGGGTTCGCAGGAAGAATTACGTGAACAGATCCTCAATGCCGGACTGGAACGCGCCTTCCTGCAAGACCCGCTGCCGCGCAATGCCGATGAATTCAGCCGCCGCCGCGATGAAGGCAAGGCGCGTTTGGGTTTGCTGGTCAACGAAATCGCGCGCCTGTGCGGCCAGGTTCTGGCCGAGTACCACGCGCTGCCCAAAAAGCTGCAGGGCATCAAGGCGCATGCGGCCGCTGCGGCTGACATGCAGGCGCAGTTGTCGCAACTGGTGGGCAAGCGGTTTGTGGCGGAAACGGATTACGGCAACCTCAGCCACTATCCGCGCTACCTCAAGGCCATCAACGTGCGGCTGGACAAGCTGCGCGCCGATCCGGCCCGCGATACGCGCCTGATGGCAGAGTGGAATTCGGTGGCGCTGCCTTACCAGCGCGCCCTCAAGGACCGCGCCGGCCGGGTCGATCCCAAGATGACCGAGTTCCGCTGGATGCTGGAGGAACTGCGCGTGTCGCTCTATGCGCAGGAACTGAAGACGCCCATGCCGGTGTCGGTGAAGCGCTTGCAGAAGGTGTGGGAGAGCATGCAGCGGTGA
- the argA gene encoding amino-acid N-acetyltransferase: protein MEKQTEFVNWLRSVAPYVHAFRGKTFVVAFPGELVTAGGLQVLAQDLSLLHALGIRVVVVHGSRPQVAEQLALRNVEARFQNGLRVTDSAALECAKEAAGELRLDIEAAFSQGLPNTPMAHSAIRVISGNFVTARPMGVIDGVDLQLTGVVRKIAADVIQPIMNAGGIVLLSPLGFSPTGEAFNLTMEDVAVSAAIALRAEKLIFLSETPLMKDAAGAEIRELSSHQAEAVLSAGFLPADAAFYLASVVKACNAGVSRAHIVPFSTDGSALLELFTHDGVGTMVTYENLESLRQATIEDVGGILKLIEPLEADGTLVKRGRELIEREIHYFSVIEHDNVIFGCAALYPFPKEKMGEMACLTVNPEVQGQGDGDRILKHIETRAREAGLTKLFVLTTRTSHWFLKRGFVLAGVNDLPQDRQQIYNWQRKSQVLIKNLY, encoded by the coding sequence ATGGAAAAACAGACCGAATTCGTCAACTGGCTGCGTTCCGTCGCGCCTTACGTCCACGCCTTTCGCGGCAAGACCTTCGTGGTCGCCTTCCCGGGCGAGCTGGTCACGGCTGGCGGCCTGCAGGTGCTGGCCCAGGATCTCTCGCTGCTGCATGCGCTGGGCATCCGCGTGGTGGTGGTGCATGGCTCGCGTCCGCAGGTGGCCGAGCAACTGGCCCTGCGCAACGTCGAGGCACGCTTCCAGAATGGCCTGCGCGTGACCGACAGCGCCGCCCTGGAATGCGCCAAGGAAGCCGCCGGCGAACTGCGCCTGGATATCGAGGCCGCCTTCAGCCAGGGTCTGCCCAATACACCGATGGCGCACTCGGCCATCCGCGTGATCTCCGGCAACTTCGTCACGGCCCGTCCCATGGGCGTGATCGATGGCGTGGACCTGCAACTGACCGGCGTGGTGCGCAAGATCGCCGCCGACGTGATCCAGCCCATCATGAACGCGGGCGGCATCGTGCTGCTCTCACCGCTGGGTTTCTCGCCCACCGGCGAAGCCTTCAACCTGACCATGGAAGATGTGGCCGTTTCTGCCGCCATCGCCCTGCGCGCCGAAAAGCTCATCTTCCTCTCGGAAACCCCGTTGATGAAAGATGCCGCCGGCGCTGAAATCCGCGAGTTGTCTTCGCACCAGGCCGAGGCCGTACTCTCGGCCGGCTTCCTGCCTGCCGATGCGGCGTTCTACCTGGCCAGCGTGGTCAAGGCCTGCAATGCGGGCGTATCACGCGCCCACATCGTGCCCTTCTCCACCGATGGCTCGGCGCTGCTGGAATTGTTTACCCACGATGGCGTAGGCACCATGGTCACCTACGAAAACCTGGAAAGCCTGCGCCAGGCTACCATCGAGGACGTGGGCGGCATCCTCAAGCTGATCGAACCGCTGGAAGCCGATGGCACCCTGGTCAAGCGCGGCCGCGAACTGATCGAGCGCGAGATTCATTACTTCTCGGTGATCGAGCACGATAACGTCATCTTCGGCTGCGCCGCGCTCTATCCCTTCCCCAAGGAAAAGATGGGCGAAATGGCCTGCCTGACCGTGAACCCGGAAGTGCAGGGCCAGGGCGACGGCGACCGTATCTTGAAGCACATCGAAACCCGTGCGCGCGAAGCCGGACTGACCAAGCTCTTCGTGCTCACCACCCGCACCTCACACTGGTTCCTGAAGCGCGGCTTCGTGCTGGCAGGCGTGAACGACCTGCCGCAGGATCGCCAGCAGATCTACAACTGGCAGCGCAAGTCGCAGGTACTGATCAAGAATTTGTATTAA
- a CDS encoding oxidative damage protection protein → MARMVHCIKLNKEAEGLDFPPYPGELGKRIYESVSKEAWAAWLKHQTMLVNENRLMLADARARKYLAAQMEKHFFGEGADAAAGYVPPPSE, encoded by the coding sequence ATGGCACGCATGGTCCACTGCATCAAACTGAACAAGGAAGCCGAAGGCCTGGACTTCCCGCCCTATCCGGGCGAGCTGGGCAAGCGCATTTATGAAAGCGTCTCCAAGGAAGCCTGGGCCGCCTGGCTCAAGCACCAGACCATGCTGGTCAACGAAAACCGCCTGATGCTGGCCGACGCCCGCGCCCGCAAGTATCTGGCCGCGCAGATGGAAAAACATTTCTTCGGCGAAGGCGCCGATGCCGCCGCCGGTTACGTGCCGCCGCCCAGCGAATAA
- a CDS encoding pitrilysin family protein, whose translation MSLRRLRLALLSASLGLTLFSPLLPATAAAPALPPGVTPGPSAEGISEYRFANGFKLLLLPDDSKPTVTVNITYLVGSRHENYGETGMAHLLEHLMFKGSPHNPAIPQEFSKRGMNFNGTTSLDRTNYYETFEAGRDNLQWAIAMEADRMVNSHIARKDLDSEMTVVRNEYEAGENSPARVMMKRMQSVAYDWHSYGRSTIGARSDIENVRIENLQAFYRTYYQPDNAVLLIAGKFEPAQVLQWVDQSFGRLPKPKRRLPDFWTVEPTQDGERQFVIRRRGGQQLVALGYKMPSLLHPDATALGFASDILADTPNGRLHKALVETGLATAVYPMQLGGFAPGLQMIVAQVKAGADVEPVRQAMIAAVESFSANPPTEEEVARLRRESANSFETLQNDPQMMAMAISNAIARGDWRLLFIERDREQRLTSADIAAAAGRYFRRDNRTVGLYLPEDHPQRADVPAAPSVASLLAQYQPRAAIASGEAFDPAPANIEQRTTRIAPGQPPHAALKLALLPKQSRGQTVSVSMNLEFGDAESLFGQRAVAQLTAAMLMRGTRTLDRRQLADEFTRLKINGNVYRFQTTRENLAPAFALVGQVLRYPRMDPAEFAQLKNETVAALEATRKEPEARAAEALQLHFEHYPEGDWRAARTLEQRIADVQAVTLEQVRAFHQRFYGASHGEVAVVGDFDAEAARAAIDQAFGGWSSAAPYARVLRTWADIPATRILIDTPDKENGIYLARQNIRLRDDDPDYPALAVANYLLGGSSQQSRLADRIRQKDGLSYGIHSGLQIGAISDAAYLTVQAIAAPQNLDKVETAVREEITRLLQEGFTEDELLRAKSGILQQRNQQRADDSGIATSWSALMNLDRSFLWQQQLDLKLADLTLAQLNAAVRKYIDPARMTVVIARDEAKARQP comes from the coding sequence TTGTCCTTGCGTCGTCTGCGCCTTGCCCTGCTGTCCGCCAGTCTCGGCTTGACTCTCTTTTCTCCGCTGCTTCCGGCGACAGCCGCCGCACCGGCGCTTCCGCCCGGCGTCACGCCAGGCCCCAGCGCCGAGGGCATCAGCGAGTACCGCTTTGCCAATGGCTTCAAGCTGCTCCTGCTGCCGGATGACTCCAAACCCACGGTGACGGTCAACATCACTTACCTGGTCGGCTCGCGCCACGAAAACTATGGTGAGACCGGCATGGCCCACCTGCTGGAACACCTGATGTTCAAGGGCTCACCGCACAATCCGGCGATCCCGCAGGAATTCAGCAAGCGCGGCATGAACTTCAACGGCACCACCTCGCTGGACCGCACCAACTATTACGAGACCTTCGAGGCCGGCCGGGACAATCTGCAATGGGCCATCGCCATGGAAGCCGACCGCATGGTCAACTCCCACATCGCGCGCAAGGACCTCGACAGTGAAATGACCGTGGTGCGCAATGAGTATGAAGCCGGCGAGAACTCGCCCGCCCGCGTGATGATGAAGCGCATGCAGAGCGTGGCCTACGACTGGCACAGCTATGGCCGCAGCACCATCGGCGCGCGCAGTGATATCGAGAACGTACGCATCGAGAATCTGCAAGCCTTCTACCGCACCTACTACCAGCCCGACAACGCCGTGCTGCTCATCGCCGGCAAGTTCGAACCGGCCCAGGTGCTGCAATGGGTCGACCAGAGCTTCGGCCGCCTGCCCAAGCCCAAACGCAGGCTGCCCGACTTCTGGACGGTAGAGCCGACCCAGGATGGCGAGCGCCAGTTCGTGATCCGCCGTCGCGGCGGACAGCAGCTGGTGGCGCTGGGCTACAAGATGCCCTCCCTGCTGCATCCGGACGCCACCGCCCTCGGCTTTGCCAGCGATATCCTGGCCGATACGCCCAATGGCCGCCTGCACAAGGCGCTGGTGGAAACGGGGCTGGCCACGGCGGTCTATCCGATGCAGCTCGGCGGCTTCGCCCCCGGCCTGCAAATGATCGTGGCGCAGGTCAAGGCGGGGGCTGACGTCGAACCGGTCAGACAAGCCATGATCGCTGCGGTCGAATCCTTCAGTGCCAACCCGCCGACCGAGGAGGAAGTGGCGCGCCTGCGCCGCGAAAGCGCCAACAGCTTCGAGACGCTGCAGAACGATCCGCAGATGATGGCAATGGCCATATCCAACGCGATTGCACGCGGTGACTGGCGCCTGCTCTTCATCGAACGCGATCGGGAGCAGCGCCTGACCAGTGCTGACATCGCCGCTGCGGCTGGTCGTTACTTCCGCCGCGACAATCGCACCGTCGGTCTCTACCTGCCGGAAGATCATCCGCAACGCGCCGACGTACCGGCCGCCCCCAGCGTGGCATCGCTGCTGGCGCAATATCAGCCGCGTGCGGCCATCGCCTCTGGCGAAGCCTTCGATCCGGCGCCCGCCAACATTGAACAGCGCACCACGCGCATCGCCCCCGGCCAGCCGCCGCACGCTGCACTCAAGCTGGCGCTGCTGCCCAAGCAGTCGCGCGGACAGACCGTCTCGGTGAGCATGAACCTGGAGTTCGGCGATGCCGAGAGCCTGTTCGGCCAGCGCGCCGTCGCCCAGCTGACCGCTGCCATGCTCATGCGCGGTACCCGGACACTGGATCGCCGCCAGCTGGCCGATGAATTCACGCGCCTGAAGATCAACGGCAATGTCTATCGCTTCCAGACCACGCGCGAGAATCTGGCGCCGGCCTTTGCGCTGGTGGGACAGGTGTTGCGCTATCCGCGCATGGACCCGGCCGAATTCGCGCAATTGAAAAATGAAACCGTGGCCGCGCTCGAAGCCACCCGCAAGGAGCCCGAGGCCCGTGCGGCCGAAGCCTTGCAGCTGCACTTCGAGCATTACCCGGAGGGTGACTGGCGCGCCGCACGCACGCTGGAGCAGCGCATCGCCGATGTACAGGCTGTGACGCTGGAACAGGTGCGGGCCTTCCATCAGCGTTTCTATGGCGCCTCACACGGCGAGGTGGCCGTGGTCGGCGACTTCGATGCCGAAGCCGCGCGCGCGGCCATCGATCAGGCGTTCGGCGGTTGGAGCAGTGCTGCGCCTTACGCGCGCGTGCTGCGGACCTGGGCTGATATCCCGGCCACGCGCATCCTCATCGATACACCCGACAAGGAGAACGGCATCTACCTGGCGCGCCAGAACATCCGCTTGCGTGATGACGACCCCGACTACCCCGCACTGGCCGTGGCCAATTACCTGCTCGGCGGTTCCAGCCAGCAGTCGCGCCTGGCGGACCGCATCCGCCAGAAGGATGGCCTGTCCTATGGCATCCACAGCGGCTTGCAGATCGGCGCCATCAGCGATGCAGCTTACCTGACCGTGCAGGCTATCGCGGCACCGCAGAATCTGGACAAGGTGGAGACGGCCGTGCGCGAGGAAATCACCCGCCTCCTCCAGGAGGGCTTTACCGAGGACGAACTGCTGCGTGCCAAGTCCGGCATCCTGCAGCAGCGCAACCAGCAGCGCGCCGACGACAGCGGCATTGCCACCAGCTGGAGCGCCCTGATGAACCTGGATCGCAGCTTCCTGTGGCAGCAACAGCTGGACCTCAAACTGGCCGACCTGACGCTGGCGCAATTGAATGCGGCCGTGCGCAAGTACATCGATCCGGCGCGCATGACGGTAGTGATTGCGCGGGATGAGGCCAAGGCTCGCCAGCCCTGA
- the rpiA gene encoding ribose-5-phosphate isomerase RpiA gives MTQDELKQAVAKAAIDYVVDGEIIGVGTGSTANFFIDELGKIKHRIKGAVASSEATAERLRSHGITVFDLNEVETMPVYIDGADEINGAGAMIKGGGAALTREKIVASVARKFVCIADGSKLVEVLGSFPLPVEVIPMSHAVVARKLAALGGQPRLRLNKNGDGKPLVTDNGCYIIDVLGLAINDPADIEDKINNIVGVVTNGLFARQGANVCLLGTADGVKKLEF, from the coding sequence ATGACTCAAGACGAACTCAAGCAGGCCGTAGCCAAGGCCGCCATCGACTACGTGGTCGACGGCGAAATCATCGGCGTGGGCACCGGCTCCACGGCCAACTTCTTCATCGATGAACTGGGCAAGATCAAGCACCGCATCAAGGGGGCGGTGGCCTCTTCCGAAGCCACTGCCGAGCGCTTGCGTTCCCACGGCATCACGGTGTTCGATCTCAATGAGGTCGAGACCATGCCCGTCTACATCGACGGCGCCGATGAAATCAATGGCGCCGGCGCCATGATCAAGGGCGGTGGCGCTGCGTTGACGCGCGAGAAGATCGTGGCTTCCGTGGCGCGGAAATTCGTCTGCATCGCCGATGGCTCCAAGCTGGTCGAGGTGCTGGGCAGCTTCCCGCTGCCGGTGGAAGTGATCCCGATGTCGCACGCCGTGGTGGCGCGCAAGCTGGCTGCCCTGGGCGGCCAGCCGCGCCTGCGTCTGAACAAGAATGGCGACGGCAAGCCGCTGGTCACCGACAACGGCTGCTACATCATCGACGTGCTGGGCCTGGCTATCAACGACCCGGCCGACATTGAAGACAAGATCAACAATATCGTCGGCGTGGTCACCAACGGGCTGTTTGCACGCCAGGGAGCCAACGTCTGCTTGCTGGGCACGGCTGATGGCGTCAAGAAGCTGGAGTTCTGA